AGTTGTGTCGATTTTATCAACAGTTTTACCTTCTGAATTGGTAATAGAAGAGACAACATCAATAGAGTTACCTAGTTGATCTTTTGCAGTTACTGTTGGTGCAGTAAAAGCTTCACCATTTTTAATGTTATAAACAGTTTTACCTGTTGGCAAAATCATTACTGGAGAAGTTTTATCGACTACAACTTTCCCTTTTTTGAATTCTACTTGTACTCCATTTAATTCGTAACTTCCGTTTGCTAGTACTCCATTAACATAGTATTTTCCATTTGGCATTGCACAATGGATTTTTTTACCGTTTGCAAAAAGGACATTATGATATTCTCCAGTGAATGGTTTTCCTTCTTTGTAGAACTTACTATGAAGTTCTCCAGTGAATGGTTTTCCTTTTTTATAGTAAATACCTTTTACTGTAGCTGTAGCTTTAACACCCTTTTTATAATAAGTTTTTGTAGCTACTCCAGTAAATAATGTACCCTCTTTATAATATTTTCCTTTGTAAACCCCAGTGAATTTTTTACCGTTTTTATATAGTACTGATTCATAAATTTTGAAACCTGCAATTAATTTATGGCTTTTAGCATTAATTAGTTTGCCATGTGATACTTTGTAAGAAGTTTTTGCTGAAGCAGTTGTATCAACAGCTACAACTGCAGTGGTAATTACAGATGCGCCTAATGCAAATGCAGCTGCAGATTGAATAAGTTTTTGACTAGATTTTATCATGTCCAAATCTCCCTTTAATAGATAGTTTAAGTATTACTTCTGGATATTTACTTTGCTGTTTTATTTTATATGTACTTGCCACTTTTATCCTTTGGTAATCCTTACCGAAATATTAACACAAATAAATACTATTTTTTATTACAATAGAGCATTTTTTTATTAAAAATATGTAACACTATTTAATTAGTATTATTTTTATTTACCTGTATATTAGTTTCATTTCATATTCTCTAATCAATGAAATATTGTAATATGAATGAAATCTATATTACATATAGTTTAATTTTCCATTAAATGTTTCATAATATACTTTTGCTCCTTTTGGTATATGTTTAAATAGAATTAGTACAAATAAAACTATATTAAACTAATATCTATCGACTAAAGGGGAGACTTTTTAAATTGGAACAACTGTCAAGTACAGAACATTCTATAGAACAAATTGTATATCAAGAGATTGAACATCAAAAATCAGTCCCTAGTAAACAAAGTTACTTGCAACTTTCTAGTATTTTAGAAGAGTTGAACCAACCTAATGGTGCTATGCAAATATTACAAGAAGGACTTCAAGTATATCCAACAAGTATGCAATTACATCAAGCTACATGGACTTTTTACTCTAAGCATCAGATACAAAATGGCAAGCTAAAACATATACCAAGAACGATTAAAAGACGTCTACAAAAAGGACCTATCAATTTTTTTAATATTTTAGAAAGCGTTTTACTCAAAAATCATTACAATGAAGCATATCTGGCACTCATCAAAGCACGGTTGCAAGAAACTCCGGATCAAATTAGTTTATTAACGAAAGCAATTCAACAGTTATTAAATTTAGGTTACTTTAAAGAAACACTTCCCTATTTTGAAACACTTAAATCGTTAGCCAAGAATTCTGAAAGTCTTGCTAAATTACATATGAAAATAGGTATGGTCTATATACTTAGTGGAAATTTTAAAGAAGCAGAGAAACAATTTTCATACTGCCGAGAAGCGTTTACAGATATTCTAGAGACTATATATCCAGAGCAATACGAAAAGCTTGTTATATTTAACAACGGAGAAAGCTTAATCGAATATTATAAATATATTTATCCAACTAAAAAAGTTGTTGCAACATTTGATGCAATTGACAAAACTAATACAGCAAAACCTTTTGCCTATAAAATACTAAAGAAAAAACAAGTCGATTTAATATCTCTAAGACGTAGAACATTAAATAATTACCAT
This window of the Rummeliibacillus pycnus genome carries:
- a CDS encoding DUF5011/hyalin repeat domain-containing protein, which translates into the protein MIKSSQKLIQSAAAFALGASVITTAVVAVDTTASAKTSYKVSHGKLINAKSHKLIAGFKIYESVLYKNGKKFTGVYKGKYYKEGTLFTGVATKTYYKKGVKATATVKGIYYKKGKPFTGELHSKFYKEGKPFTGEYHNVLFANGKKIHCAMPNGKYYVNGVLANGSYELNGVQVEFKKGKVVVDKTSPVMILPTGKTVYNIKNGEAFTAPTVTAKDQLGNSIDVVSSITNSEGKTVDKIDTTVAGTYTIIYTAKDGSSNKTNAILVSVEVKKATPIQK
- a CDS encoding tetratricopeptide repeat protein encodes the protein MEQLSSTEHSIEQIVYQEIEHQKSVPSKQSYLQLSSILEELNQPNGAMQILQEGLQVYPTSMQLHQATWTFYSKHQIQNGKLKHIPRTIKRRLQKGPINFFNILESVLLKNHYNEAYLALIKARLQETPDQISLLTKAIQQLLNLGYFKETLPYFETLKSLAKNSESLAKLHMKIGMVYILSGNFKEAEKQFSYCREAFTDILETIYPEQYEKLVIFNNGESLIEYYKYIYPTKKVVATFDAIDKTNTAKPFAYKILKKKQVDLISLRRRTLNNYHQDLSREDYYQAIKKLVPYYDKRFAYGTSLGGYNALYLGSMIPNIEILAMAPRNPAHPIYGTKERKTAKFNHPLSHPINKDLRPIVLFDPKERIDNPYITKEIMHSYPNGIYKEFYFAGHRVPTYLREIGVLKEVVSLFLGGKPIPDYDRKLHRKSAEYHRVLGIHCRRHNKLRWALDLANRSIDLAPKYDRSLALRIEILQKLKRYDDCIVYANEAIQIHPKLDRFYLLLADAYEGKGEFIKAIEVLTSANKKKIKSRKIKEKLAKLKRKAK